A window of Daphnia carinata strain CSIRO-1 chromosome 5, CSIRO_AGI_Dcar_HiC_V3, whole genome shotgun sequence genomic DNA:
ATGAAATCCATCATCAATCGAATTCACAAATGTGGGATTACGAAAAAATCTAGGATTACTCTCACTAACTTTAGACAACACTTTAACTGGCGGGGATATCACTCCATTCTAACTTTTACAAACAATGAAGTGAAAAGAGGTCGAAACTTTCGTCTCCATTGGATAAAGAATGTCGCACGTCTCTTGTCGACAACTAtcgtaaacaaacaaatgcccAATCAAAGGGCTGTTGCCTCGAGGCATTTTACAAGTCTCGTGCCCGTTTGTCAATCAAACGGTATTTGAACTAAcgccatttgttgtttttttttttcccttacgAACGAGACGTATTGCTTCTGTCGGGTCTCGTAATAATAAATATCACGCACGCAAGTTGTCACAACGTTGGTCCAACATCCGGCTTCtgtttaaaaaacgaaaacaaagagaaaaaaaaaaggccaaagaGCTCGTCAAATCCCTTCCccagtttgtttctttcaataGGACCTTTGACAGTTGGGGAGAGATAGAAAATTCGATGGCCACACACTGGATTTAAACATTACAAAAGGGTTTCGGAAACACGTCAGTGcggagaggggagggggggactTGTTATTATACGTATTTGTGTCTACTTTCGAccgaggggaggggggaatgTCACGCAAAGCTAGTCACATACATGACTCATACAGTGTCATGGCAATAACAGCAGGTTGACAATGAAACGCTTCGAGGTGTAATTAAGCGGAGCCAAAGTTTTTACGTGCGCCCGGGTAAAACGAGTAGAACGAAGGCATGAACCGACACGTGACAGCATCGCTATTATCAGATTCTATTGCAACGAGAAGATTCAATATCACTGTGTTTTTAGTGTGCCGACTTAACACgtaaacgaaaggaaaagttCTGGGATATAGCTTCGCCAATCACGTATCAGTTGGTCAAAATGCTGTCGATCTTTGCCTGGGTTAGCCTTTTCAATAGTGTGAGCAATTGGGTTTGAACATCATCGATTCACTTCACAGTCGATCAAGACTTTTCACGAAGAAATGTGTGGAATCAAAGTAAACGCAATCCCAGGACGCAGTCGCGGTAGAAAACGGGCCGAAAAGGGAATGCATCTCAatcgatttgttttcgttcgCCTGGTTCTGCGTACATACTGCGACTTTAGAGTAAAACGGCGAGTAACTTACAGTCTATGTAGGTTGCAGGACGAGCATAAACTGGAAATGAAATCGCGGATGGAATTGCAAATGCGACAAATCGCATTCAAGGTTTTGTAGACGAAACAAAAGGATAGTTCCGTCTACGAAAATTGTTTACGTAGTCaaatatgaagaaaaacaaaacatttcccaTTTTGTCCAATGCAATATTTAAGGTACATTGGACATGAAAACTCGAAGTTGAACAAGCAGTTGCCTGGAGCTAAAAATGCTTTCATTTCTACATGCACGAAGAGAAGTTATATGGCAGTCAGTTTTATTGCACAAACGGGACCACCTATCCAATAGATTTCAAGGATACAAATGTCCTCTTACACGACACCGTTTAACGATCTGTTCCAACATGGCAATAACAGATAAAGAGAAActggacaaacaaaaaatgcctgTTTAGATAAAACTAAATTTGTGGTAACGAAGTAAAAAAAGCTGTTCcagacattttaaaataactaGGATGATACGATCAACTGCGAAAATTTTCCCCCTGGCTACGTGAATAATCTGCAAATGGAGCTTAACAAAGTTCTTGGCCATAACGAGTTTTAAGTCGAAAATGCTATGATAATAGGATGTCCCTACGTTGCGGAATAATGCAAGAATGGATATACGGTGGCTAAGAAACGCGAGTACCATTTGCATGTCCGTTACACATGCGAAAAGGGAACGTGGTTAAATCGATGATTCGAACAATTTTAAAACCTCAGATTCAAGCAATCTGGACCGCATATCTCAAAATAACAAATAGGGCAATGAAGCTATTGACTTACAAGTTTTGCCCCGCAGACACAGCCATCATGGCACCCAATGGAACACGAACGGTGCGTGGGCGCAGCGGAAGACGTTGAACATCGGTGACAAGATAAATATCTGGGACCCAACATTTCTGCGAAACACTTATTCTTCTTTGGAAAATGTTAGatctagaaaaacaaaagagcaaaTATTTAGCATATAAACAACATTCTGCATTGATTTTTAGAATTCGGTGAACGTCTGTCGTTTTATCACTaatccccctcccccaaaTCTTTCTTTCTAAGTTCGGTACGAAGTGATGGATCACATCCAATGAAAAACGTTAACCTAGTCATGAGAAAATAGTTTACCACTATGTTCAACAAATCATCAAACCTAAATATGGCGAATCAAGAGGATGTCTTATTTCAATGAAAGCCAGTAGCTACTAAAACCCCATATTGAATTCGACAAATATTCAACGTAACGAAAGTAAGAAACGAAATCTCAAGCCCACAAAACGTATTTAGCTGGGCGAATTCAAATTGCAAAGAGAGCCATGGTGGAATAGAACAATGGCACAGATTGCGCGCCATGCCAATTGCAGCACATAATCTCCATTTTGATTTCCCTCCAAAATGAACAAAGGGTTACGTCTTACTTcattgaaaaactaaaaacacaatctttacaaaaaaatatacgtTGAGACACCCCAAAAGGATGTTACGGTTGTGTTTCAAAACTGCATGTATCAGAATTTAGCACCTTTagaataaaattaattacttTTAGATCACTGAGCGTACCGTCCATCATGTGATGCTTAAGGCTACAAGGAATTCATGGAAATAATTCAAACACTCTTCCATTTTCAGCCCCATCAATCACAACATATACACAATTACATCATACTGGAAACAGAAAACTGACTTACTTGATTCTTTCTTGCATTTTTCCTTAATTTAACTGGAGAGCGTTTGTGAGGAGCAACCAACGCGTGAAACAATCGCACAAGTGGTTCTGCGAACATGGCGGTAATGACTAAATGACTCAGAGATTTTTGCTTACCCAACCTACCTTTCCGTGGGATTTGATTGGTTGCCGCTCAAAAGTCGGCCatcatgttaaaaaaaaaacaggaatggAAAAAAGGTTTCCgcaacctaaaaaaaaaaagaaaattaattatCAAATGCGATTATACTCATAAGTGTTTCAGTACATTTACTCGAattatcaaaagaaaattttaagacATCAAATGGTAACTTTTGAAACGAGAAATCAGATCGAAATTGGcaaataattttcttaagtcatcattttggtttttctcAGACAACTGAATATTCTAACGCCTTACAATGCATGTACACTGTATTGATTAATTAGATCATCCCTGGGTCTACAGGTATTAAGAAGATTATACCGATCACGACTTCTATCCAACTTGAACTGCCTTGCTTCCTAATAGGTGGCAGCAGCATTTTGACAGTTTGAAAGCAGACTACGTGGCAATCTTGTCTACCATCGTCAAGTTAAGTTGTTATGACAGAATGGAAAACGAAGATGGACTTCTCAAACTTGTATTTAGCGGAAACGATCTCAAAGgtcaaattttaatatttttcatctAAATAAAGTGTTTCATGCCAATATTCTTGTATTTACAGATCTCTCGGCAAAGTTCGAACAGCTCAATCTCACAACAATTGATGCCAGCCAATACCTAAAACAGTTAAATTCACTGGGCTTAAAGAAATTGGGTGGGTGCACAAATAAATATCTTAAATATTGCTATTTCAATTAtgaattctgtttttttttgcagggaATGAGATTAATAGGATAGCAGAAGAGAAGACATCCATCATCAACCAAACTCAGGAGCTAGCGTTTCAGGAATACCCAACTTTTATTGAAACAGCTCAAtgcacaaaagaaattttccaaAATGTATGTTACATTCGTATCATGTAAAACTATTACAATTAATTCCTGTTGTCATTTACAGTTCCAAAAAGTGAGCCAGAGCACAGAGAAGTTGACCTCTGGTCTGACAActttaaaagagaaatgtttAGAGTTTTCTCAAACAGCCCAATCTTTAAGTGCGGCGAGACGGTTAACAAGTTTGGCATTGTCCCGACATACACAACTGTTGGAAATCCTAGAACTACCGCAGCTTATGGATACGTGCGTCCGCAATGGATATTGGGAGGAGGCACTTGAACTAGCTTCTTACGTGGCGCGCTTAGAGCGTAAATTAGGATACATCCCCTTGATTGTGGTATGGAAACTTCAGTACGGTCTCCTCGGAATACGTGTATTTACttttcatatttaaaaaaaaaaatagaaagtagCTCAAGAAGTTCAGTCGTGCACGCGGTTGATGCTGAGTCAGTTAATAGCTCAGCTGAGAATGCCAGCACAACTTCCACATTGTTTGAAAGTAGTGGGATACCTGAGGCGTATGGGTGTCTTTTCCGAAGAGGAAATTCGCCTTAAATTCCTCCAAGCTAGAGATTCTTGGTTTAAATCTACATTGGAAGAAATTCCGAAAGAAGATGGTACTATTAATCTTTGCCGAATTCATTGCTCTCCTTTCATTGTGGTGACATTACTTTGACAGCTTATCAGCATATTCTGAAAACCGTGGAATTGAGCCGTGTGCATCTGTTCGACATTGCCACGCAGTATCGTGCCATATTTACTGATGAAGATCCACTAGTATTAGCCAATCAAGATCCAAACACAAATGAATCTGCCATCTATTACTCGTGGCTAATTCAAAAGGTGATTATTTCCACCGTTATTCTCTTTTCGTATCCTGTAAATATTTGCATTGTAATGACAGATAACGGAATTTTTGGCGGCACTTCAATCCGACCTGCCCAAGGTTTCGCCGTCTTCGCTGGAGTCCGTGTTTGGGCAATGCATGTATTTTGGCCTTAGTTTCGGCCGTATCGGATCAGACTTCCGGTCGCTGCTTGTGCCGCTTTTCTCGCAGGTGGTCTATGATCGATTTGTCCACTCAGCCAATAAGTCTGAGGCGCAGTTCGCAGAAGCCATGGCCAACTTTAGCTTGACACGCACCAATTCGCTTGGAAGTAATGCTAGTTATTCATATATCCAATCGGCTCCGTCCTCCGCCGACCAAATCCAGCCACCTTATAGCCTTCTAAAATTTTCGCCGTTGGCTGAATTGTGCAATGGGTTGATTGCCGCCTTTAACGAATTACGTATCTGTGCTCCGGTTCAGTTGGTCAACCTGGTCGTTCGCAAACTAGAGCAAACTCTCCGCAATTGCTCGCAAATTGTTGCCGACTTTCATCGACAAGAGATGGGGGCTTTTACAGCCAATGAAGAGCTAGAATTCACCAAATGTTTACAACTATACCGCACCGAATTTATGTTATACATCCAAAAGATACTTCAAATTATGTTTTCACCTGCGCTAATCTCCGCCCAAACGGGTTACACAACTGGAGAAATAGTGAAACAAGAGCTATGCAACCTTAACAAGAGTTTTATTCTCGATCCCATCGACCACCTGCTCACCAAAGAAGAGTCCTTGCCAGAATTAGCTTTGTTTACGTCATCATCTCTTAAGCTTGAAACTCAAACAGAGGCGAAAAATCGTGAGGACATTGTCAGACCAATTGATGAATCAGTAACCGAACGATTGCTGAAGAATGGCACTCAAGACGGAGAAACGTTGACCGCTGAACATGACCAGCATGAGGCAAAACTTGAGACGAGTGAACCTGTTCCTGAACACGAAACACATCCTGATATCGTCATAGAATCCGAAACCAAAACTGAAATCGAACCAGAACTTAGGTCGGATCCAAGTGAAAGTCATACAGTACAATTTGTAATAGGGGCTTCTGAAGTGCTGACGATTCACCCATCAGCTGAAAACCTGGAACCCGAAACGGATGCGATTTCTAATCAGGAACGAAGTAGTGAGCCTGAGCAAGAAGCAGAAAACGATCGAGAACATATTGTGAATACAACAGAAACTGAGCCTGTAAACACAGCGATAATTGATGGACCATCTTCATCAGTTGAagtggaacaagaaaaaaacgaaattagtTGAAATAGATCGTTCTGCATTGTTGTTACTAACTTTATATTCAATGACTGGTACGTTCTGCAAAATCCTGTGATCAATAGAAGGCACCCAGACACCcaattcttatgttttaaatgtaatttttcaACGGTGCTGAGGAATTCAGAGCGACTTCAATTGGACACGAAAGCTAACTGGGAAAAAAGTGTATTTCgttgaaaatattcaaaagcGATAGATTTAGTAGTAGCTAATaagaagggagaaaagaatgtaacgttttcgtttgtttttttacaaagaGTCTGTTGAATGATCGGTATCGGTCTGAGACGTTAGAAGCCATTAAACGGAACTATTCGAGTTGCTGCGAATTTGGCCACCAGCCGACTGACTGGTCACCGTATTGACACCTCGGCCGCTAGCAGATTGTCCGGAATTGCGGTTGGTACTCCATCCAGAGTTAGTTTGCTGGTCGTCTTCGTTGTTGCTATCAGAGTTGTACAGCCGAGTGTAATATGGAGACGTTGGATCTAATGGCGAACGCTTGAAAGAGCTGCTTCCACCTAAGTAATGAGTGGTTACTATGTTGCTTCCATTTTAAACtgtataaaacaaaacgcgAGATATTACCAAACGTGTTGACACCGAATTGAGTGGGATTACTGTTGAACCCGCTCGGAATTCCAGTGTTGAATGAACTGAAGCTATTGAGCCCGTTATTAAACCCATTGAATCGGTTGTCGAAGCTACTGAAACCGTTGATTCCATTGCTCAAGCTCCCAAAATTATTGAAGCCGGTGCCAGTGTTGATACCATTCAAACTGCTGAGGCCATTCAGTCCACCGATGCCTGCGTTTCTGAAAGTGTTGACACCGCCGAGGCTGCTCAATCCTCCGACACCAGGGATATTGTTGAACCCATTCACGCCGTTGAATCCATTCAGTCCATTGATTCCCGAGAAACTTGAGACGTCGTTCAAACCCCCCAGTCCACTGAATCCATTAAAATTGTTGGTCATCGATCCTTGCCTGTTCGGCCAAAAACCTGAGCTAAGGCCAAATTGATTCGGTGCAGCAGCACTGACGCCAAAGGCTCCAGCATTAGTTCCATAAGGCGAATAAACCATCGTATTCCTGAAGGTCAATGGATTCAGAGATCCTTGCAGCGTTGGATTCAATCCCTCTACCCCAAACGTACCTCCCGCTAAACCATTCCCTGCAAAGTTGTTTCCTAAACCGGTACCCATGAAACTATTGGCCGTCAAACCTACCCCGAGACCCAGGCCAGCATTACCTGCAAAATTGTTGGTCAATAACCCATTTCCGAAACTTCCTGCGTTACCTGTATAACTATTACCGTACAAGCTATTTCCGAAACCAAACCACCGTTGGCTACAAAACCCGTTCCAAGGCCTGCATCGAATCCACCAAATCCTAATGCTCCACCAGGAGGTATGCTCCTACGGAATCCTGTTTTCTTCTCATCTTCCATAGTCTTGCCTTCGCCATTTGTGGCAAACACCAACATTGGCTTGCGTGATTCATTTTGCGGACCCGATGGATTCGGCTTGCCATCCGCCAGACTCTGCCCAACAAGGGCAA
This region includes:
- the LOC130695967 gene encoding conserved oligomeric Golgi complex subunit 8-like; the encoded protein is MENEDGLLKLVFSGNDLKDLSAKFEQLNLTTIDASQYLKQLNSLGLKKLGNEINRIAEEKTSIINQTQELAFQEYPTFIETAQCTKEIFQNFQKVSQSTEKLTSGLTTLKEKCLEFSQTAQSLSAARRLTSLALSRHTQLLEILELPQLMDTCVRNGYWEEALELASYVARLERKLGYIPLIVKVAQEVQSCTRLMLSQLIAQLRMPAQLPHCLKVVGYLRRMGVFSEEEIRLKFLQARDSWFKSTLEEIPKEDAYQHILKTVELSRVHLFDIATQYRAIFTDEDPLVLANQDPNTNESAIYYSWLIQKITEFLAALQSDLPKVSPSSLESVFGQCMYFGLSFGRIGSDFRSLLVPLFSQVVYDRFVHSANKSEAQFAEAMANFSLTRTNSLGSNASYSYIQSAPSSADQIQPPYSLLKFSPLAELCNGLIAAFNELRICAPVQLVNLVVRKLEQTLRNCSQIVADFHRQEMGAFTANEELEFTKCLQLYRTEFMLYIQKILQIMFSPALISAQTGYTTGEIVKQELCNLNKSFILDPIDHLLTKEESLPELALFTSSSLKLETQTEAKNREDIVRPIDESVTERLLKNGTQDGETLTAEHDQHEAKLETSEPVPEHETHPDIVIESETKTEIEPELRSDPSESHTVQFVIGASEVLTIHPSAENLEPETDAISNQERSSEPEQEAENDREHIVNTTETEPVNTAIIDGPSSSVEVEQEKNEIS
- the LOC130695994 gene encoding uncharacterized PE-PGRS family protein PE_PGRS54-like, producing the protein MSLMHILVIALVGQSLADGKPNPSGPQNESRKPMLVFATNGEGKTMEDEKKTGFRRSIPPGGALGFGGFDAGLGTGFVANGGNAGSFGNGLLTNNFAGNAGLGLGVGLTANSFMGTGLGNNFAGNGLAGGTFGVEGLNPTLQGSLNPLTFRNTMVYSPYGTNAGAFGVSAAAPNQFGLSSGFWPNRQGSMTNNFNGFSGLGGLNDVSSFSGINGLNGFNGVNGFNNIPGVGGLSSLGGVNTFRNAGIGGLNGLSSLNGINTGTGFNNFGSLSNGINGFSSFDNRFNGFNNGLNSFSSFNTGIPSGFNSNPTQFGVNTFGGSSSFKRSPLDPTSPYYTRLYNSDSNNEDDQQTNSGWSTNRNSGQSASGRGVNTVTSQSAGGQIRSNSNSSV